A part of Pirellulales bacterium genomic DNA contains:
- a CDS encoding phosphoribosylaminoimidazole carboxylase, whose protein sequence is MPDIANLLADIPASLPEELVQTLLRAPAVQIVRVVSQGHASPDGFWYDQDENEFVVLISGAARLMFEDQAEPLEMVAGSCVNIPAHRRHRIDWTDPAQPTVWLGVFY, encoded by the coding sequence ATGCCCGATATTGCAAACCTGTTGGCCGACATTCCGGCGAGCTTGCCGGAGGAATTGGTGCAAACGCTCCTGCGCGCGCCGGCAGTTCAAATTGTGCGTGTGGTGTCGCAGGGGCACGCTTCACCCGATGGCTTTTGGTACGACCAGGACGAGAACGAGTTCGTCGTGCTAATTTCCGGCGCCGCGCGGCTGATGTTCGAAGATCAGGCTGAACCGCTGGAAATGGTCGCCGGCTCCTGCGTCAACATTCCCGCTCACCGCCGCCACCGCATCGATTGGACCGACCCCGCACAGCCAACCGTGTGGCTGGGGGTGTTTTATTGA